In a genomic window of Streptomyces roseoviridis:
- a CDS encoding 3-hydroxybutyrate dehydrogenase, with product MSAPTTSGPLPAPAPEPRPAPGSVTLDLSGRTALVTGAAGGIGRACALRLAAAGARVRAVDRAAEGLDALTRAAHGLPGPVEARLLDLTDLDAAEAAAAGADILVNNAGLQLVRPIEDFPPDVFHTVLTVMLEAPFRLIRGALPEMYARGWGRIVNISSVHGLRASPYKSAYVAAKHGLEGLSKTAALEGAPHGVTCNCVNPGYVRTPLVERQIADQAAAHGIPAERVLSEVLLKDSALKRLLEPEEVAEAVLYLCTPQASFVTGASLTLDGGWTAH from the coding sequence ATGAGCGCCCCCACCACATCAGGGCCCCTCCCGGCCCCGGCCCCCGAGCCCCGGCCCGCACCCGGGTCCGTCACCCTCGACCTCTCCGGGCGCACCGCGCTCGTCACCGGCGCGGCCGGCGGCATCGGCCGCGCCTGCGCCCTGCGGCTCGCCGCCGCCGGAGCCCGGGTCAGAGCGGTCGACCGGGCCGCCGAAGGACTCGACGCCCTGACCCGCGCCGCGCACGGCCTGCCCGGACCGGTCGAGGCCCGGCTGCTCGACCTCACCGACCTGGACGCCGCCGAGGCGGCCGCGGCGGGCGCCGACATCCTCGTGAACAACGCCGGCCTCCAACTGGTCCGCCCCATCGAGGACTTCCCGCCGGACGTCTTCCACACGGTCCTCACCGTGATGCTGGAGGCACCGTTCCGGCTCATCCGGGGCGCCCTGCCGGAGATGTACGCACGCGGCTGGGGCCGCATCGTGAACATCTCCTCCGTCCACGGGCTGCGCGCCTCCCCCTACAAGTCCGCCTATGTGGCCGCCAAACACGGCCTGGAGGGCCTGTCCAAGACCGCGGCCCTCGAAGGCGCCCCGCACGGCGTCACCTGCAACTGCGTCAACCCCGGCTATGTGCGCACGCCCCTCGTCGAGCGCCAGATCGCCGACCAGGCCGCCGCCCACGGCATCCCCGCCGAACGGGTCCTGTCCGAAGTCCTCCTGAAGGACTCCGCGCTCAAGCGCCTGCTCGAACCCGAGGAGGTCGCCGAGGCGGTCCTCTACCTCTGCACCCCGCAGGCGTCCTTCGTCACCGGCGCCTCGCTCACCCTCGACGGCGGCTGGACGGCCCACTGA
- the lnt gene encoding apolipoprotein N-acyltransferase, producing MSTTIAPADVPDTPAVPERGRRPRWPARPAAAVLAGVLLFLSFPPRPLWWLAVPAFALLGWTLRGRRPRAGFGLGYLAGLGFLLPLLVWTGEEVGPVPWLALAAVEALFVAAVGLGVSAASRLPAWPVFAAAVWILGEAARARVPFGGFPWGKIAFGQADGLFLPLAAVGGTPVVGFAVVLCGFGLYELLRRLRARRAGDGRTGPLVAAGLTALMPVAGALAALPLVSDAPEDGTATVAAVQGNVPRLGLDFNAQRRAVLDNHANRTRELAADVRAGRAPRPDLVLWPENSSDIDPYANPDAYRVIDQAVRDVNAPTVIGAVIAPETGKLRNTLIEWEPGRGPVAEYDKRHVQPFGEYIPMRSFVRIFNSDVDRVRRDFGAGTEVGVFELAGTKVGLATCYEAAFDWAVRDTVTHGAQLISVPSNNATFGRSEMTYQQLAMSRVRAVEHSRSVVVPVTSGVSAVIRPDGTITAQTKLFTPDVLVEKVPLRSSLTPATRMGTLPEALLVAVAAAGLGWSAARALRARRARGA from the coding sequence GTGAGCACCACCATCGCCCCCGCCGACGTGCCCGACACCCCCGCCGTACCGGAGCGGGGCCGTCGGCCCCGCTGGCCCGCGCGGCCCGCCGCGGCCGTGCTCGCCGGGGTGCTGCTCTTCCTCAGCTTTCCGCCGAGGCCGCTGTGGTGGCTCGCCGTGCCCGCCTTCGCGCTGCTCGGCTGGACCCTGCGGGGCCGCCGGCCGCGGGCCGGATTCGGCCTCGGGTACCTGGCCGGTCTCGGCTTCCTGCTGCCGCTGCTCGTGTGGACCGGCGAGGAGGTCGGCCCGGTGCCGTGGCTGGCCCTGGCCGCCGTGGAGGCGCTGTTCGTGGCGGCCGTCGGCCTCGGCGTCAGCGCCGCGTCCCGGCTGCCGGCCTGGCCGGTGTTCGCGGCCGCCGTGTGGATCCTCGGCGAGGCGGCACGCGCGCGCGTGCCGTTCGGCGGATTCCCCTGGGGCAAGATCGCCTTCGGGCAGGCGGACGGCCTCTTCCTGCCGCTCGCCGCGGTCGGCGGCACCCCGGTGGTCGGCTTCGCCGTCGTGCTCTGCGGCTTCGGCCTGTACGAGCTGCTGCGCCGGCTCCGCGCCCGCCGCGCCGGCGACGGCCGGACCGGCCCGCTGGTCGCCGCCGGCCTCACCGCGCTCATGCCCGTCGCGGGAGCGCTCGCCGCGCTGCCGCTGGTGTCCGACGCCCCCGAGGACGGCACGGCGACCGTCGCCGCGGTGCAGGGCAACGTGCCCCGGCTCGGCCTCGACTTCAACGCCCAGCGGCGCGCGGTCCTCGACAACCACGCCAACCGCACCAGGGAGCTGGCCGCCGACGTGAGGGCGGGCCGCGCGCCGCGGCCCGACCTCGTCCTGTGGCCGGAGAACTCCTCCGACATCGACCCGTACGCCAACCCCGACGCCTACCGGGTCATCGACCAGGCGGTACGGGACGTGAACGCGCCGACCGTCATCGGCGCCGTCATCGCCCCCGAGACGGGCAAGCTGCGCAACACCCTGATCGAGTGGGAGCCGGGCAGGGGCCCGGTCGCCGAGTACGACAAGCGGCACGTCCAGCCCTTCGGCGAGTACATCCCGATGCGGTCGTTCGTGCGCATCTTCAACAGCGACGTCGACCGGGTCCGCCGTGACTTCGGCGCGGGCACCGAGGTCGGCGTCTTCGAGCTCGCCGGTACGAAGGTGGGCCTGGCCACCTGTTACGAGGCGGCCTTCGACTGGGCGGTGCGGGACACGGTCACGCACGGCGCCCAGCTGATCAGCGTGCCCAGCAACAACGCCACCTTCGGCCGCAGCGAGATGACCTACCAGCAGCTCGCCATGTCCCGGGTGCGTGCCGTCGAGCACAGCCGCAGCGTGGTCGTGCCGGTCACCAGCGGTGTCAGCGCGGTCATCCGGCCGGACGGCACGATCACGGCGCAGACGAAGCTCTTCACCCCGGACGTGCTGGTGGAGAAGGTGCCGCTGCGCTCCTCGCTGACCCCGGCCACCCGCATGGGCACGCTGCCCGAGGCGCTGCTCGTCGCCGTCGCCGCGGCCGGCCTCGGCTGGTCGGCGGCACGCGCCCTGCGTGCCCGCCGGGCCCGAGGGGCCTGA
- a CDS encoding helix-turn-helix domain-containing protein, giving the protein MTHEQAVYLELLARGAAPEAYDRPVLLARASGAGPEELAGLEQAKQLALRVRAELEGRRRREAELSALFETAHDLAGLRDLDDVLRAIVQRARSLLGTEVAYLSLNDPVRGDTYMRVTEGSVSARFQQVRLGMGEGLGGLVAQTARPYVTDDYFRDERFQHTEAIDSAVGDEGLVAILGVPLTLGSQVIGVLFAADRRARVFEREQVALLGSFAAHAAVAIDTANLLAETRSALAELERANDIIREHSGVIERASEVHDRLTELVLRGGGVHHVAAAVSEVLGGTVEFVEERPGPARISEGHATRDGDDWIAAVSAGGETFGALVLRERPDLDPVDLRTLERAALVTSLLLLARRSAGEAEQRVRGELLDDLLDAPDRDRRLLRERAARLHTDTDAPHVVLAARIDRPDAGPDPDPGGRESADRQRLRSAASHLAATRHGLASARDGGTVLLLPLGPGESAAEVARQTAKHLGGALREPVTVGASAPVAAPLAHPDRVAPAYQEARRCLEALRLLHRQGEGAAAEDLGFLGLLLADTRDIEGFVERTIGQVIAYDRRRGTDLVRTMAAYFASGMSPARTKDDLHVHVNTVAQRIERIGRLLGPDWQSPARALEIQLALRLHALSDAVIR; this is encoded by the coding sequence ATGACCCACGAACAGGCCGTCTACCTGGAGCTCCTCGCCCGCGGCGCCGCACCCGAGGCGTACGACCGCCCCGTGCTGCTCGCCCGCGCGAGCGGCGCGGGGCCCGAGGAGCTGGCCGGCCTGGAGCAGGCCAAGCAGCTCGCACTGCGGGTGCGGGCCGAGCTGGAGGGCCGCAGACGCCGCGAGGCCGAGCTCTCGGCCCTGTTCGAGACCGCCCACGACCTCGCCGGCCTGCGCGACCTCGACGACGTGCTCCGCGCCATCGTCCAGCGCGCCCGCTCCCTGCTCGGCACCGAGGTGGCCTACCTCAGTCTCAACGACCCGGTGCGCGGCGACACGTACATGCGGGTCACCGAGGGCTCGGTCTCGGCCCGGTTCCAGCAGGTCCGGCTCGGCATGGGGGAGGGCCTCGGAGGGCTCGTCGCCCAGACCGCCCGGCCCTACGTCACCGACGACTACTTCCGCGACGAACGCTTCCAGCACACCGAGGCCATCGACAGCGCCGTCGGCGACGAGGGCCTGGTCGCCATCCTCGGCGTGCCCCTCACCCTCGGCAGCCAGGTCATCGGAGTCCTCTTCGCCGCCGACCGCAGGGCCCGGGTCTTCGAACGGGAGCAGGTGGCCCTCCTCGGCTCCTTCGCCGCCCACGCCGCCGTCGCCATCGACACCGCCAACCTGCTCGCCGAGACCCGCTCCGCCCTCGCCGAGCTGGAGCGGGCCAACGACATCATCCGCGAGCACAGCGGCGTCATCGAGCGGGCCTCCGAGGTCCACGACCGGCTCACCGAACTCGTCCTGCGCGGCGGCGGAGTCCACCACGTGGCCGCCGCCGTCTCCGAAGTCCTCGGCGGGACCGTCGAGTTCGTCGAGGAGCGACCCGGGCCCGCCAGGATCTCCGAAGGCCACGCCACCCGGGACGGCGACGACTGGATCGCCGCCGTCTCCGCCGGCGGGGAGACCTTCGGCGCCCTCGTCCTGCGCGAACGGCCCGACCTCGACCCCGTCGACCTGCGCACCCTCGAGCGGGCCGCCCTCGTCACCTCCCTGCTGCTGCTCGCCCGCCGCTCCGCCGGCGAGGCCGAGCAGCGCGTCCGCGGCGAACTCCTCGACGACCTGCTCGACGCACCGGACCGCGACCGGCGCCTGCTGCGCGAGCGCGCCGCCCGGCTCCACACCGACACCGACGCCCCCCACGTGGTGCTCGCCGCCCGCATCGACCGGCCCGACGCCGGGCCCGACCCCGACCCGGGCGGCCGGGAGAGCGCGGACCGCCAACGACTGCGCTCGGCCGCCTCCCACCTGGCCGCCACCCGCCACGGCCTGGCCTCCGCCCGCGACGGCGGCACGGTCCTGCTCCTGCCCCTCGGACCCGGCGAGAGCGCGGCCGAAGTGGCCCGGCAGACCGCGAAACACCTCGGCGGCGCCCTGCGCGAGCCCGTCACCGTCGGTGCCTCCGCCCCCGTCGCCGCACCCCTCGCCCACCCCGACCGGGTGGCCCCCGCCTACCAGGAGGCGCGCCGCTGCCTGGAGGCCCTGCGGCTCCTGCACCGGCAGGGCGAGGGCGCCGCCGCCGAGGACCTCGGCTTCCTCGGCCTGCTGCTCGCCGACACCCGCGACATCGAGGGCTTCGTCGAGCGCACCATCGGCCAGGTCATCGCCTACGACCGCCGGCGCGGCACGGACCTGGTCCGCACCATGGCCGCCTACTTCGCCAGCGGGATGAGCCCCGCCCGTACCAAGGACGACCTCCACGTCCACGTCAACACCGTCGCCCAGCGCATCGAGCGGATAGGCCGGCTCCTCGGCCCCGACTGGCAGTCCCCGGCCCGCGCCCTGGAGATCCAGCTCGCCCTCCGCCTGCACGCCCTCTCGGACGCCGTCATACGCTGA
- a CDS encoding NUDIX domain-containing protein: MGTPDFIRDLRATAGHQLLFLPGVSAVVFDDRGRVLLGRRADTGMWAIVGGIVEPGEQPAACAVREVYEETGVRCEVERVVLVQTLRKPIVYPNGDQCQFMDVSFRCRAVGGEARVNDDESTEVGWFELDALPDMKRFSHFRIERALADEPTWFDTTPLG; the protein is encoded by the coding sequence ATGGGCACCCCTGACTTCATCCGCGACCTCCGCGCCACCGCCGGCCACCAGCTGCTGTTCCTGCCGGGTGTGTCCGCCGTCGTCTTCGACGACCGCGGGCGCGTCCTGCTCGGCCGGCGGGCCGACACCGGGATGTGGGCGATCGTCGGCGGCATCGTCGAGCCGGGCGAGCAGCCGGCCGCCTGCGCCGTGCGCGAGGTGTACGAGGAGACGGGCGTGCGCTGCGAGGTGGAGCGGGTCGTGCTCGTCCAGACGCTGCGCAAGCCGATCGTGTACCCCAACGGGGACCAGTGCCAGTTCATGGACGTGTCGTTCCGCTGCCGGGCCGTCGGGGGCGAGGCGCGGGTGAACGACGACGAGTCGACGGAGGTCGGCTGGTTCGAGCTGGACGCGCTGCCGGACATGAAGCGTTTCTCGCACTTCCGCATCGAGCGGGCGCTCGCCGACGAACCCACATGGTTCGACACCACGCCCCTGGGCTGA
- a CDS encoding CaiB/BaiF CoA-transferase family protein yields the protein MSGRPADLPLAGITVVSVEQAVAAPFATRQLADLGARVIKVERPGDGDFARRYDTTVHGESSYFVWLNRSKESITLDLKSDAGREVLERLLGEADVFVQNLAPGAAARLGLAPEALAERFPSLIAAGLSGYGTSGPWADRKAYDLLVQCQTGLVSLTGNEHGTARAGVSVADIAAGMYLYSGILTALFTRATTGVARAVEVSLFEALAEWMHQPAYYTRYGGTQPPRIGTRHATIAPYGAFTAADGRDVLFSIQNEREWVALCERFLERPELATDPRFATGSDRVAHREELDALVAERFTRVDSATAGKLLDDAGIANAGVNDMTEFLAHPVLDARERWRDVRIPGGHHVPALLPPADLSGTSPRMDAVPAVGEHTAGILTELGYGPADVDALRAGNVI from the coding sequence ATGTCCGGTCGTCCCGCAGACCTGCCGCTCGCCGGCATCACCGTCGTCAGCGTCGAGCAGGCGGTCGCCGCTCCCTTCGCCACCCGCCAGCTGGCCGACCTCGGCGCCCGGGTGATCAAGGTCGAGCGGCCGGGCGACGGCGACTTCGCGCGCCGGTACGACACCACCGTGCACGGCGAGTCGAGCTACTTCGTGTGGCTCAACCGGTCCAAGGAGTCGATCACCCTCGACCTGAAGAGCGACGCGGGCCGCGAGGTGCTGGAGCGGCTGCTCGGCGAGGCGGACGTGTTCGTGCAGAACCTGGCGCCCGGCGCCGCCGCGCGACTGGGCCTCGCCCCCGAGGCCCTCGCCGAGCGCTTCCCCTCGTTGATCGCGGCCGGTCTCTCCGGGTACGGGACGAGCGGGCCGTGGGCCGACCGCAAGGCGTACGACCTCCTCGTCCAGTGCCAGACCGGCCTGGTCTCGCTCACCGGCAACGAGCACGGCACCGCCCGTGCCGGCGTCTCCGTCGCCGACATCGCCGCCGGCATGTACCTCTACAGCGGCATCCTGACCGCCCTGTTCACGCGCGCCACCACCGGCGTCGCGCGTGCCGTCGAGGTCTCCCTGTTCGAGGCGCTCGCCGAGTGGATGCACCAGCCCGCCTACTACACCCGCTACGGCGGCACCCAGCCCCCGCGCATCGGCACCCGCCACGCCACCATCGCCCCCTACGGCGCCTTCACCGCGGCCGACGGCAGGGACGTGCTGTTCTCCATCCAGAACGAGCGCGAGTGGGTCGCCCTGTGCGAGCGGTTCCTGGAGCGGCCCGAGCTGGCCACCGACCCCCGGTTCGCCACCGGCTCCGACCGCGTCGCCCACCGCGAGGAGCTCGACGCCCTGGTGGCCGAGCGGTTCACCCGCGTCGACAGCGCGACGGCGGGCAAGCTCCTCGACGACGCCGGCATCGCCAACGCGGGCGTCAACGACATGACGGAGTTCCTGGCCCACCCCGTCCTCGACGCCCGCGAGCGCTGGCGGGACGTCCGCATACCCGGCGGCCACCACGTCCCGGCCCTGCTGCCGCCGGCCGACCTGTCCGGCACCAGCCCGCGCATGGACGCCGTCCCCGCCGTCGGCGAGCACACCGCCGGCATCCTCACCGAGCTGGGCTACGGGCCGGCGGACGTCGACGCCCTGCGCGCGGGGAACGTCATCTGA
- a CDS encoding LysR family transcriptional regulator, translated as MDVELRQLRCLVAIVDEGTFTDAALALGVSQAAVSRTLASLERALGVRLLRRTSRSVTPTGAGMRVVGHARRVLAEADELVREAMSGERVLRIGYAWSALGRHTPAFQRRWAAAHPGTELRLVRVNSPSAGLAEGSCDLAVLRRPPADRRFDSAIVGLERRLCAMAADDPLARRRSVRLADLSGHTLLVDRRTGTTTPELWPPDSRPATEETYDVDDWLTAISTGRRIGMSAEATASQYRRPGVVYRPVRDAEPVAVRLAWWRDDPHPAAQSVIELLTALYRGQDGVR; from the coding sequence ATGGATGTGGAACTGCGGCAGCTGCGGTGTCTCGTCGCGATCGTCGACGAGGGCACCTTCACGGACGCTGCGCTCGCACTCGGCGTCTCCCAGGCCGCGGTCTCACGGACCCTGGCCTCGCTCGAACGCGCCCTGGGGGTGCGGTTGTTGCGCCGCACCTCCCGCTCGGTGACGCCGACGGGCGCCGGGATGCGGGTGGTCGGGCACGCCCGGCGGGTGCTGGCGGAGGCGGACGAGCTGGTGCGTGAGGCGATGTCCGGGGAGCGGGTCCTGCGGATCGGGTACGCGTGGTCCGCGCTCGGGCGGCACACGCCGGCGTTCCAGCGCCGCTGGGCCGCCGCCCACCCGGGTACGGAGCTGCGGCTGGTCCGCGTGAACTCGCCGAGCGCGGGGCTCGCGGAGGGCTCGTGCGATCTGGCCGTGCTGCGCAGGCCCCCCGCCGACCGGCGCTTCGATTCGGCGATCGTGGGGCTGGAGCGGCGGCTGTGCGCCATGGCCGCGGACGATCCGCTGGCCCGACGCCGTTCGGTGCGGCTCGCGGATCTGAGCGGGCACACACTGCTGGTCGACCGGCGCACGGGGACGACGACGCCCGAGCTGTGGCCGCCCGACTCCCGGCCGGCGACGGAGGAGACGTACGACGTGGACGACTGGCTCACGGCAATCTCGACGGGCCGCCGGATCGGGATGAGCGCGGAGGCCACGGCCAGTCAGTACCGCCGGCCCGGGGTCGTCTACCGGCCGGTGCGCGACGCCGAGCCGGTCGCGGTGCGGCTGGCCTGGTGGCGGGACGACCCGCATCCCGCCGCGCAGTCGGTGATCGAGCTGCTCACCGCGCTCTACCGGGGTCAGGACGGGGTCAGATGA